In Papaver somniferum cultivar HN1 chromosome 9, ASM357369v1, whole genome shotgun sequence, the genomic stretch ATGGACCATCCGTAGCAGAGACACAACAGAAAACCTTGCTTGGTTCAAATCTTATATGGATCCTGCAATGAAGCCGCATCAGTTGCTAAAACATTATGTTGCATTTTAGGAAGCCAGTGAGCGGTCAGGAAAATACATTCCAAGGTTCCATGTTTCGGTTATGATAGTTTCTCTGATGTTATAGTAGAAGCATCACGAGACATTAGTGATACAGGGAATGTTGTGACTTTCCTCAGATTAAGTGGATTCTGCATCTCAAGTCAGGTGCTGTCAGCTTTAACCAACTCGAGCTGCTCGACTAAACAATTAAAGAAGGAACTTTGCTTGAAGTGACATTTGATAACTTTGAAAAGGCGAAGGAGACCCAGTGTCAAGCGAAAGGTACACTTGGTTTTTAAAGTTGGAATTCCTTTGTAGAAGTAATATTTGACATCTGATAACAGAATGTTCCCTAACCTAAGTATGACATGTATCAATTCATAGTATATGTCATGTATTGAATTTAGACCTTGTACAATCTGGAGCTGGAAGTTTAAGAATCCAAGGCTTTTTAACCATGTATCAATTCATAGTATAGTTTGATTTATGCATACATTGACCTTGCAAAGCAAAAGATAGAAAGCTGCCGCGTAAATTCAACATCATCAAATGGTTCAAGACATCATCCACCCTTTCCAGTCTGCAGCTGAGTTTTGGAGTTTGATTTGTGACAGAgaattatggctttttgtgttgTACCTGAGTCATCTTTATGGAGTTTGCAAAGGGGTTTTGATTAAGCAAGGAACCAACAATAAACCAACAATATAAAGAAACTTAGTAATTTGATTGCAGTTAAGAACAAAGATTACAAGACCAAAGACACCAACAACCGATTTGGCACCCAATGGTAACAAAAACAGCACAACACCAACTTATTTTGAACAACACTAATAACAGACTGATAACACAAGATCAAAGACGCAACCAATCCAGGCAACACTGACGCTAATAACATATTAAAAACACTCCACACCAGAACCAGAACCAGAACCAGAGGGTGGATCACATTTTGCTGTCAGTACTGAAACTCTTAACCAGAAATCTGAATAGATTTCACTTCAGGCTTCTTCTCTTCAACTTTGGGAACAGTCACAGTGAGGACTCCATTCTCCATAGCAGCTTTAACTTCGTCCATTTTCGTGTTCTCAGGCAACCTGAATCTCCTCAGGAACTTGCCACTGCTACATTCAACTCGATGCCATTTATCATTCTTCTCTTCAGTTTCTCTGCTTCTCTCTCCACTTATCTGTAAAACTCtcccttcttcaacttcaactttcACTTCCTCCTTCTTAACGCCTGGCAGATCAGCTCTGAAGATATGTGCTTCTGGGGTTTCTTTCCAATCAATCCTAGTGTTGGCTAATTGTGATGTTTCTTTGGATAATTCAGAACGGGGCATAGAGAGTGCAGAGGATGAGAATGGGAAGTCTTGGAATGGATCCCATACGTCTAATGAAAATGGGTCGAAGACATTGGTTCTTCTGTTGCCAAAGAAGTTTGGAGCGATCGACATTTTTAATTAAAGAAGAGGTTTCGGGTGAGGATTCTAAATTGCTGATGAGAATTGATGATTGCA encodes the following:
- the LOC113309226 gene encoding 17.8 kDa class I heat shock protein-like — encoded protein: MSIAPNFFGNRRTNVFDPFSLDVWDPFQDFPFSSSALSMPRSELSKETSQLANTRIDWKETPEAHIFRADLPGVKKEEVKVEVEEGRVLQISGERSRETEEKNDKWHRVECSSGKFLRRFRLPENTKMDEVKAAMENGVLTVTVPKVEEKKPEVKSIQISG